In Massilia forsythiae, one DNA window encodes the following:
- a CDS encoding helix-turn-helix transcriptional regulator has product MNKKAMEKKFAEQASGEMDEAQALGRDGEKQGEPLARRISGNEAIQIEPLDKAGMEARKTTTRMGLIGQYQLDSAFIGVAKLAMILGRSPSAIYADMRAGRFFLPYRLFNKTPMICVDDLVAWFASGSDVVPAFGSKPEPREARSPSDAADGAKRALSLEEVNAAVEKVADDAMRAAGIDPSKRRRRRQRP; this is encoded by the coding sequence GTGAACAAAAAGGCCATGGAGAAAAAATTCGCCGAGCAAGCATCAGGCGAGATGGACGAAGCGCAAGCGCTCGGCCGAGACGGCGAAAAACAGGGCGAGCCTCTCGCCCGGCGCATCTCGGGCAACGAGGCCATTCAAATCGAGCCATTGGACAAAGCCGGCATGGAGGCTCGCAAAACGACCACGCGCATGGGGCTCATCGGGCAATACCAGCTGGATTCGGCATTCATCGGGGTAGCCAAGCTCGCCATGATCCTTGGACGATCCCCTTCGGCGATCTACGCGGACATGAGGGCGGGGCGCTTTTTCCTGCCTTACCGGCTGTTCAACAAGACGCCGATGATTTGCGTCGACGATCTTGTCGCATGGTTTGCCTCAGGCTCAGACGTTGTGCCGGCTTTCGGGAGCAAGCCAGAACCGCGCGAGGCGCGCTCGCCAAGCGACGCCGCGGACGGCGCCAAGCGAGCGCTGTCGCTGGAAGAAGTCAACGCGGCGGTCGAGAAGGTAGCCGACGACGCCATGCGCGCCGCGGGGATCGATCCATCCAAGCGTCGAAGACGGCGCCAACGTCCATGA
- a CDS encoding type IV secretion system DNA-binding domain-containing protein, protein MERREKTRHDLGAMPLVAPTAKRVGVSSWAFAGAALGAISGVGALALLWRPLPGLAAPPGELKEHAGWAMRWLIHQAFAPAFPDAAKGYASGLAGLAPAPKFALQWRACAAALCACLPAALLAPKMLKPRDGLTVLRGPARWEGDAAKTALRRRLAKRCAARPDHDLAPGIAYPADMWTRHMLVVAGTGAGKSTALKPLIEKVVKANERALIFDPKGEFTKGFGSPAILAPWDARSVAWDVAKDMRNIGDMRRLAAAFVKEAQDPMWSNAARQLLVGFMVYLKATRRDDWGWKELDAMSSAPHSDILPIMEEHHREAVRAVERASVTTQGILINLASFMSPVRDLAQAWGETPKSRRVSFVEWTHGRDERAQIILQGHGAYPDLAKSFLEGIVGVVAAIVNSVEMDDDPRRKIWFIADESAQMGKVPMRPLFDVGRSRGVRCVIACQDLGQLEEIHGDKTVKAIVAMAGSILLGQMMPGETSEQLCKALGSREVERANVSASVGAGSGRSTTLSFSRDEMPLYKPSELASRLGLTPDGRGVRMALCMGGDAYELFWPRFDIKNIRPAHVPAPWTRRFMFEEGAALEGKHGGEAASVKAIAPAPAAACVAYAPASAFHGESDPMQEGMEPLSEDDSEELIDLLDLVDELDAAPRGDPQIHASMPSLSEIEAMLARDEADAR, encoded by the coding sequence ATGGAGCGAAGAGAAAAGACGCGGCATGACTTGGGGGCGATGCCGTTGGTGGCGCCGACGGCCAAGCGGGTGGGGGTGTCTTCGTGGGCGTTCGCTGGCGCGGCGCTGGGCGCGATCTCCGGCGTCGGCGCGCTGGCCCTTTTGTGGCGGCCACTGCCGGGCTTGGCCGCTCCACCTGGCGAGCTCAAAGAGCATGCGGGGTGGGCGATGCGTTGGCTGATTCATCAAGCGTTCGCGCCGGCCTTCCCCGACGCCGCGAAGGGCTACGCCTCAGGGTTGGCGGGGCTGGCGCCGGCCCCAAAGTTCGCGCTCCAATGGCGGGCCTGCGCCGCGGCGCTGTGCGCCTGCCTGCCAGCCGCTTTGCTCGCGCCAAAAATGTTGAAGCCGCGCGACGGGCTCACAGTGCTTCGAGGTCCGGCCAGGTGGGAAGGCGACGCCGCCAAGACGGCGCTGCGCCGCAGGCTGGCCAAGCGCTGCGCGGCGCGCCCCGACCACGACCTCGCGCCGGGCATTGCCTATCCGGCCGACATGTGGACCCGCCACATGCTGGTGGTGGCCGGCACCGGAGCCGGCAAATCGACCGCCCTCAAACCCTTGATCGAGAAGGTGGTCAAAGCCAACGAACGGGCATTGATCTTCGACCCCAAAGGCGAATTCACCAAGGGCTTCGGGTCGCCCGCGATCTTGGCGCCTTGGGACGCGCGCTCGGTGGCGTGGGACGTGGCCAAGGATATGCGCAACATCGGCGACATGCGCAGGCTCGCCGCCGCGTTCGTCAAAGAGGCGCAAGACCCCATGTGGTCCAACGCGGCGCGCCAGCTCCTCGTGGGGTTCATGGTCTACCTCAAAGCGACCCGGCGGGACGATTGGGGATGGAAGGAGCTCGACGCGATGTCGTCGGCGCCGCATTCGGACATCCTGCCCATCATGGAGGAGCATCACCGCGAGGCCGTTCGGGCCGTGGAGCGCGCTTCGGTCACGACCCAAGGCATCCTGATCAATCTCGCGTCTTTCATGTCGCCCGTGCGCGACTTGGCCCAGGCGTGGGGAGAAACCCCCAAGAGCCGCCGAGTGAGTTTTGTCGAATGGACGCATGGCCGCGACGAGAGGGCGCAAATCATTTTGCAAGGGCACGGGGCCTATCCAGATCTGGCAAAAAGTTTTTTGGAGGGGATCGTCGGCGTCGTGGCCGCGATCGTCAACAGCGTGGAGATGGATGATGATCCTCGTCGAAAAATATGGTTCATCGCGGACGAATCGGCGCAGATGGGCAAGGTCCCGATGCGCCCGCTGTTCGATGTCGGCCGCTCGCGCGGCGTGCGTTGCGTGATCGCTTGCCAAGACCTTGGCCAGCTTGAGGAGATTCATGGCGACAAGACCGTCAAAGCCATCGTGGCGATGGCCGGGTCGATCTTGCTGGGGCAGATGATGCCCGGAGAGACTTCCGAACAGCTTTGCAAAGCGCTGGGCAGCCGCGAGGTGGAGCGGGCCAACGTTTCGGCGTCGGTCGGCGCCGGATCGGGCCGATCGACGACGCTGTCATTCTCGCGCGACGAGATGCCCCTCTACAAGCCTTCGGAGCTCGCCTCCCGTCTGGGGCTGACGCCGGACGGACGGGGCGTGCGCATGGCGCTGTGCATGGGTGGCGACGCCTACGAGCTGTTTTGGCCGCGCTTCGACATCAAGAACATCCGTCCAGCCCACGTTCCCGCGCCGTGGACGCGGCGGTTCATGTTTGAGGAGGGCGCCGCGTTGGAGGGGAAGCATGGCGGCGAGGCGGCGAGCGTGAAAGCCATCGCGCCCGCGCCTGCGGCAGCCTGCGTGGCCTATGCTCCGGCGTCGGCATTCCATGGCGAGAGCGATCCTATGCAGGAGGGCATGGAGCCGCTTTCGGAAGACGATTCTGAGGAGCTAATTGACCTGCTGGATCTTGTCGACGAACTCGATGCTGCGCCGAGAGGCGACCCGCAGATCCATGCTTCGATGCCCAGCCTCTCTGAGATTGAGGCGATGCTTGCGCGGGACGAGGCAGACGCGCGCTGA
- a CDS encoding site-specific integrase, producing MGIKVKTQADGSSKFEADVRIKGVERKTMTFKTRAQAEHFIDTIKSAARKATTSTASHRLAQKAKTGDSRTYGRALLADVVAAFRESSKCSARAKKSLIPVADFVGAVTVEKADEAWTEQYVAKVRALKTHMRTNYSYATINGQILGLVSACGWWAKQNHFRNPTIEISNACFPKNWDVKRDRRLEGGEYDRIMEQISLLPSRSNESRCLVELCLETGARLQELILAEWKEFERADQLWKIPASHTKKKKKRSVPLSGKARAVIADLRALRQADDARIFQVFPTPGAASHHFHRIFKAARIVDFRFHDLRHEAISRMCIDKPKAPVKAIMEIVGHQTYQAFTRYSHLRDDELVGLLD from the coding sequence ATGGGAATCAAAGTAAAAACGCAAGCGGATGGCTCGTCAAAGTTTGAAGCAGATGTCCGAATCAAAGGAGTCGAGCGAAAAACCATGACCTTCAAAACCCGAGCGCAAGCGGAACATTTCATCGACACCATCAAATCGGCCGCGCGAAAGGCCACAACTTCCACCGCGTCGCATCGACTGGCGCAAAAGGCAAAAACAGGCGACTCCCGAACTTATGGAAGGGCACTTCTCGCGGACGTGGTCGCCGCTTTTCGCGAAAGCTCAAAGTGCTCGGCGCGCGCCAAAAAAAGTCTTATTCCCGTCGCGGATTTTGTCGGCGCCGTCACGGTTGAGAAGGCCGACGAGGCTTGGACCGAGCAATATGTGGCCAAAGTTCGAGCCCTCAAAACTCATATGCGGACAAATTATTCCTACGCGACCATCAACGGCCAAATCTTGGGCCTCGTGTCCGCATGCGGATGGTGGGCAAAGCAGAATCATTTTCGCAATCCCACCATTGAAATCAGCAACGCGTGTTTCCCGAAAAACTGGGACGTCAAGCGTGACCGTCGGCTGGAAGGTGGGGAATACGACCGCATCATGGAGCAAATTTCCTTGCTTCCGAGTCGGAGTAATGAATCGCGTTGCCTTGTCGAGCTGTGCCTCGAAACTGGCGCTCGTCTCCAAGAACTCATTCTGGCCGAATGGAAAGAATTTGAACGGGCAGACCAATTGTGGAAAATTCCAGCCTCGCATACCAAGAAAAAGAAAAAGCGCAGCGTGCCGCTTTCAGGCAAAGCCCGCGCAGTCATTGCTGATCTTAGGGCGCTTCGCCAAGCTGATGATGCTCGCATCTTCCAAGTCTTCCCCACTCCTGGCGCCGCATCGCACCACTTCCACCGTATTTTCAAGGCGGCGCGAATAGTCGATTTTCGCTTTCATGACTTGCGCCACGAAGCGATCAGCAGAATGTGCATCGACAAACCCAAAGCCCCGGTCAAAGCCATCATGGAAATCGTCGGCCACCAGACCTATCAAGCGTTCACTCGGTATTCCCACCTTCGCGACGATGAGCTCGTCGGACTGCTTGACTGA